The Sediminispirochaeta smaragdinae DSM 11293 genome has a segment encoding these proteins:
- a CDS encoding carbohydrate kinase family protein translates to MKENIIVAGGINIDIKGFPFAKAIPGDSNPGRVSNAAGGVGRNIAENLARLGTRVRLCGAVGEDTQGRFILESCEKSGIDTSLVIRSARQPSGCYLSILDEKGELVMAVADMSATESLTCEVSASWFRSIEEAALLIIDANLPTPLIKELVTRAEAAGVPVAADPVSVSKAIRLSPYLSKIRWLFPNRDEWQALFPGTPIGQREHGIPRCGCVVTLGSNGAALLPPPDLAIEPFPMGALPTVVHDVGGAGDAFAAGFCYALISEENSVGETEAGLRRALITGLAAASLTLESDLSVSPKMNVSSLKERIDETH, encoded by the coding sequence ATGAAAGAAAACATCATCGTTGCAGGCGGTATCAATATAGATATAAAGGGATTTCCCTTCGCAAAAGCAATCCCCGGTGATTCCAACCCCGGCAGGGTGAGTAATGCGGCCGGAGGAGTAGGGCGCAACATTGCGGAGAATCTCGCCCGGTTGGGAACACGGGTACGGCTGTGCGGAGCAGTGGGAGAGGATACGCAAGGACGTTTTATCCTGGAGAGCTGTGAAAAAAGCGGAATCGATACCTCACTCGTCATTCGCAGCGCAAGGCAGCCAAGCGGATGCTATCTCTCTATTCTCGATGAAAAGGGAGAGTTGGTGATGGCAGTTGCCGATATGTCTGCAACCGAAAGCTTGACATGCGAGGTTTCCGCGTCCTGGTTTCGTTCCATTGAAGAGGCGGCACTTCTCATCATAGATGCAAACCTTCCCACGCCTCTCATCAAAGAGCTGGTTACAAGAGCGGAGGCAGCAGGGGTGCCCGTTGCTGCGGACCCGGTATCCGTATCCAAGGCCATTCGGTTATCCCCCTATCTTTCGAAGATCCGCTGGCTCTTCCCAAATCGTGACGAATGGCAGGCCCTGTTCCCGGGAACGCCTATAGGGCAAAGGGAGCATGGCATTCCCCGATGCGGCTGCGTGGTTACCCTTGGGTCGAACGGAGCTGCCCTCCTTCCCCCTCCCGACCTGGCGATCGAGCCCTTTCCGATGGGGGCCCTGCCGACCGTTGTCCATGATGTGGGAGGTGCAGGGGATGCATTTGCCGCAGGTTTCTGTTACGCTCTCATTTCCGAGGAAAATAGCGTTGGTGAAACAGAGGCCGGATTGAGACGGGCGCTGATCACAGGTCTCGCCGCTGCGTCTCTCACCTTGGAATCGGATCTAAGCGTATCACCAAAGATGAACGTGTCCAGCCTGAAGGAGCGAATAGATGAAACGCATTAA
- a CDS encoding pseudouridine-5'-phosphate glycosidase — protein sequence MKRINTKAVERAYPLLFGEEVCQAAEEGKPIVALESTIISHGMPWPQNMETAEGLEEAVRSAGAVPATIAVIDGLIRIGISKEQLDFLSTGKGIVKASRRDLPVVFAKKMSAATTVAATMIAASMAGIKLFATGGVGGVHRGAPSTFDISADLQELAKTNVAVVCAGVKAILDLPLTMEYLETMGVPVLGFGTDELPAFYSRKSGISLEYRIDSYEEGAHILDAKWKAGLSGGVLITNPIPEAHSMETAKINGAIEAALAEADRLNIRGKKITPFLLDKVKSLTEGESLTANIALVKNNATVAAGIAKALSEEE from the coding sequence ATGAAACGCATTAATACAAAGGCCGTTGAGAGAGCATATCCCCTCCTCTTCGGAGAAGAAGTATGCCAGGCGGCGGAGGAAGGGAAGCCCATCGTTGCCCTCGAGTCGACCATCATCAGTCACGGCATGCCCTGGCCCCAGAACATGGAAACCGCCGAGGGTCTGGAAGAGGCCGTCAGATCGGCAGGCGCCGTCCCTGCAACCATTGCCGTTATCGACGGACTTATACGAATAGGGATCAGCAAGGAACAGCTTGATTTTCTTTCCACCGGAAAGGGTATCGTAAAGGCAAGCCGCAGAGACCTGCCAGTGGTCTTCGCAAAGAAGATGTCCGCCGCAACCACGGTGGCGGCAACCATGATCGCCGCATCCATGGCGGGTATCAAGCTTTTTGCAACCGGAGGCGTGGGCGGCGTTCACAGGGGTGCACCATCGACCTTCGATATCTCCGCAGATCTTCAGGAATTGGCAAAAACCAATGTGGCCGTGGTGTGTGCGGGCGTGAAGGCAATCCTCGATCTTCCGCTTACCATGGAATATCTGGAGACCATGGGCGTTCCCGTGCTTGGCTTCGGTACCGATGAACTTCCGGCTTTCTACAGCAGAAAAAGCGGGATTTCCCTGGAGTATCGAATCGATTCTTATGAAGAGGGAGCACACATCCTCGATGCAAAGTGGAAGGCGGGTCTTTCAGGGGGTGTTCTGATCACCAATCCGATCCCCGAGGCCCATTCCATGGAAACGGCGAAGATAAACGGAGCAATCGAGGCAGCCCTTGCAGAGGCCGACCGCCTTAACATACGGGGCAAGAAAATCACGCCCTTCCTCCTCGACAAGGTGAAAAGCCTTACCGAAGGAGAAAGCCTCACGGCAAACATCGCCCTGGTGAAAAACAATGCGACCGTGGCCGCAGGCATCGCAAAGGCCCTCAGCGAAGAAGAATAA